The following coding sequences are from one Neurospora crassa OR74A linkage group I, whole genome shotgun sequence window:
- a CDS encoding RNA-3'-phosphate cyclase: MSGEKTDFIRFTGHRAFTHRIVLSTLTGRPVHISKIRSSSATHPGLAPHEVSFLRLIEAITNGSVIDVSYSGTTITYQPGLITGTVAGVNAGAVGDVVEHTLPANNTRGITYFLLPLALLAPFSKAHMNVRFTGPGVITSATHLTGDISVDSFRTAVLPLYGMFGIPPARIELRVLSRSCSGPGGRGGGGVVELRFASQVRLPKTLHLNRRPGRIRRIRGVAYCTGVSASHNNRMITAARGVLNQLVSDVHVAAQYDPAPLVGDKSGAKKKIGIGFGLSLVAESSADGVLYSADVVAPPEGGVVPEDIGARCAYQLLEVIAQGGCVSNVSAPTLLTLMAMGSEDVGRLRLGREVLAREETIGLARDLKKFGAASWGIRDVDDDGETTDLVVSVKGTGVGNVGRKVA; encoded by the coding sequence ATGTCGGGCGAGAAAACCGACTTCATTCGCTTTACGGGGCACCGCGCCTTCACGCACCGGATCGTTCTCTCGACCCTTACCGGCCGCCCAGTGCACATTTCCAAGATCCGCAGCAGCTCGGCCACACATCCAGGTCTTGCGCCCCACGAAGTCTCCTTCCTGCGCCTTATCGAGGCCATCACCAACGGCTCCGTCATCGATGTCTCGTATTCGGGCACCACCATTACATACCAGCCCGGTTTGATCACCGGCACGGTCGCGGGCGTCAACGCCGGCGCCGTTGGCGACGTAGTCGAGCACACCCTGCCCGCCAACAACACGCGCGGCATCAcctacttcctcctcccgcttGCCCTACTCGCGCCCTTCTCCAAAGCCCACATGAACGTCCGCTTCACTGGCCCCGGCGTCATCACCTCGGCCACCCACCTGACCGGCGACATTTCGGTTGACTCCTTTCGCACGGCCGTGCTCCCGTTGTATGGAATGTTCGGCATCCCGCCAGCGCGCATCGAGCTGCGCGTGCTCTCGCGCTCTTGTTCCGGCCCCGGCGGCcgtggcggtggcggcgtgGTCGAGCTTCGCTTCGCCAGTCAGGTTCGCCTGCCCAAGACACTGCATCTGAATCGGCGCCCCGGCAGGATACGGCGGATTCGCGGCGTGGCGTATTGCACGGGCGTGTCGGCCAGCCACAACAACCGCATGATCACGGCGGCGCGCGGCGTGCTCAACCAGCTGGTCTCGGACGTGCACGTGGCCGCGCAGTACGACCCGGCGCCGCTGGTCGGCGACAAGAGTGgtgccaagaagaagatcggtATCGGTTTTGGCCTCAGCTTGGTGGCGGAGTCGAGCGCGGACGGCGTGCTTTACTCGGCTGATGTGGTAGCGCCGCCCGAGGGTGGTGTCGTGCCCGAGGATATAGGCGCAAGGTGCGCGTACCAGCTGCTGGAGGTTATCGCACAGGGAGGTTGCGTCAGTAACGTATCGGCACCGACCTTGCTTACACTGATGGCAATGGGATCGGAGGATGTGGGTCGCCTCAGGTTAGGCAGGGAAGTATTGGCTAGGGAGGAGACAATAGGGCTAGCACGAGACTTGAAGAAATTCGGAGCGGCCAGCTGGGGCATAAGGGATGTCGACGATGACGGTGAGACGACTGATCTAGTAGTCTCGGTCAAGGGTACGGGCGTTGGTAATGTGGGAAGGAAGGTAGCGTAA
- the arg-3 gene encoding carbamoyl-phosphate synthase large subunit has translation MLSTVHKAGRAPALLRHGRRVPVQASQLRALTSGAQNTSIFQTQANAAQRLSSQKRWLSASAAAAAASQPAPDAKAYIQSGVVKPRDHVDVKKVLVIGSGGLAIGQAGEFDYSGSQALKALKEAGVASVLINPNIATIQTNHSLADEVYYLPVTPEYVEYVIQREKPDGIFLSFGGQTALNLGVQMQKLGLFEKYGVKVLGTSVRTLELSEDRDLFAKALEEINIPIAKSFAVNTVDEALDAANKIGYPIIVRAAYALGGLGSGFANNEEELRNMAARSLTLSPQILVEKSLKGWKEVEYEVVRDANNNCITVCNMENFDPLGIHTGDSIVVAPSQTLSDEEYHMLRSAAIKIVRHLGVVGECNVQYALQPDGLDYRVIEVNARLSRSSALASKATGYPLAYTAAKIGLGHSLPELPNAVTKTTTANFEPSLDYIVTKIPRWDLSKFQHVKRDIGSAMKSVGEVMAIGRTFEESFQKAIRQVDPRFVGFQGDKFEDLDFELQNPTDRRWLAVGQAMLHENYSVDRVHELSKIDKWFLYKLQNIVDCQKEMQQLGSLEALKKEHILKAKKLGFSDKQIAMAVNSTEDLVRAARKGFGIRPWVKKIDTLAAEFPADTNYLYTTYNASSHDVTFEDKGTVILGSGVYRIGSSVEFDWCAVSATQALRAMGEKTVMINYNPETYSTDFDTADKLYFEELSYERVMDIYELESASGVVVSVGGQLPQNIALRLQETGKARVLGTDPRDIDRAEDRQKFSEILDSIGVDQPAWKELTSVEEAEKFAEEVGYPVLVRPSYVLSGAAMTVIRSKEDLKDKLEAAANVSPEHPVVITKFIEGAQEIDVDGVASEGNLILHAVSEHVEQAGVHSGDATLVLPPANLDQTTMDRVKEIAQKVAKAWRITGPFNMQIIKAEDPEGGLPALKVIECNLRASRSFPFVSKVLGVNFIDAATKALVGKNVPEPTDLMAVKRDYLATKVPQFSWTRLAGADPFLGVEMASTGEMACFGKDLVDAYWASLQSAMNFRVPEPGEGLLFGGDLSKSWLTTIVDYLSPLGYKLYAADNEVKQFLESSAKTKIDVEVIAFPTNDKRALREVFAKNNIRGVFNLAQARGKTVFDVDYVMRRNAVDFGVPLFMEPQTAMLFAQCMAEKLPRPEGIPSEVRRWSEFIGGKPL, from the exons ATGCTGTCGACCGTGCACAAGGCTGGCCGAGCTCCTGCTCTCCTCCGCCATGGTCGGCGGGTTCCCGTCCAGGCGTCCCAATTGAGGGCTCTCACCTCCGGCGCCCAGAATACCTCCATCTTCCAGACACAGGCCAACGCCGCCCAGAGGCTGTCCTCCCAGAAGAGGTGGCTCTCTGCCTCCGCTGCCGCGGCTGCTGCCAGCCAGCCCGCCCCCGACGCGAAGGCTTATATCCAGAGCGGCGTTGTCAAGCCCCGCGACCATGTCGACGTCAAGAAGGTGCTTGTCATCGGCTCCGGTGGTCTTGCCATTGGCCAGGCCGGCGAGTTTGACTACTCCG GTTCTCAGGCGCTCAAGGCCCTTAAGGAGGCCGGCGTTGCTTCCGTGTTGATCAACCCCAACATCGCTACCATCCAGACCAACCATTCCCTCGCCGATGAGGTCTACTACCTCCCCGTCACCCCCGAGTATGTCGAGTATGTCATCCAGAGGGAGAAGCCCGATGGTATCTTCCTGTCCTTCGGTGGTCAGACCGCTCTCAACTTGGGTGTCCAGATGCAGAAGCTTGGCCTCTTCGAGAAGTACGGTGTCAAGGTTCTCGGTACCAGTGTCAGGACACTGGAGCTTTCTGAGGACAGAGATCTCTTCGCCAAGGCCCTTGAGGAGATCAACATCCCCATTGCCAAGTCCTTCGCTGTGAACACCGTCGACGAGGCCCTCGACGCTGCCAACAAGATTGGCTACCCTATCATCGTCCGCGCTGCCTACGCCCTTGGTGGTCTCGGTTCCGGTTTCGCCAAcaacgaggaggagctccGCAACATGGCTGCTCGCTCCCTCACCCTCTCCCCCCAGATCTTGGTCGAGAAGTCTCTCAAGGGCTGGAAGGAAGTTGAGTACGAGGTCGTTCGTGatgccaacaacaactgcaTTACTGTGTGCAATATGGAGAACTTCGACCCTCTCGGTATCCACACTGGTGACTCTATCGTTGTTGCTCCTTCCCAGACCCTCAGCGACGAGGAGTATCACATGCTCCGTTCCGCTGCCATCAAGATCGTCCGTCACTTGGGCGTCGTTGGTGAATGCAACGTCCAGTACGCTCTTCAGCCCGATGGCTTGGACTACCGTGTCATTGAGGTCAACGCCCGTCTCTCCCGCTCGTCTGCCCTCGCCTCCAAGGCTACCGGCTACCCCCTGGCTTACACTGCCGCCAAGATCGGTCTCGGCCACAGCCTTCCCGAGCTCCCCAACGCTGTCACcaagaccaccaccgccaactTCGAGCCTTCTCTTGACTACATCGTTACCAAGATTCCCAGGTGGGATCTGTCCAAGTTCCAGCACGTTAAGCGCGATATCGGCTCTGCCATGAAGTCAGTTGGTGAAGTTATGGCTATCGGCCGTACCTTCGAGGAGTCTTTCCAGAAGGCTATCCGCCAGGTTGACCCCCGCTTCGTCGGTTTCCAGGGTGACAAGTTCGAGGATCTCGATTTCGAGCTCCAGAACCCTACTGACCGCCGTTGGTTGGCTGTCGGTCAGGCCATGCTCCATGAGAACTACTCCGTTGACAGGGTCCACGAGCTCTCCAAGATCGACAAGTGGTTCCTCTACAAGCTCCAGAACATCGTCGACTGCCAGAAGGAGATGCAACAGCTTGGCAGCCTCGAGGCCCTCAAGAAGGAGCACATcctcaaggccaagaagctcgGTTTCTCCGATAAGCAGATCGCCATGGCCGTCAACAGCACCGAGGATCTTGTCCGCGCTGCCAGAAAGGGGTTCGGTATTAGGCCCTGGGTTAAGAAGATTGATACTCTGGCCGCCGAGTTCCCTGCCGACaccaactacctctacaccacTTACAACGCCTCTTCCCACGACGTCACCTTCGAGGACAAGGGTACTGTCATTCTCGGCAGCGGTGTCTACCGTATCGGTTCCTCGGTCGAGTTCGATTGGTGCGCTGTCAGCGCCACTCAGGCCCTGAGGGCTATGGGCGAGAAGACTGTCATGATTAACTACAACCCCGAGACCTACTCGACCGATTTCGATACCGCTGATAAGCTTTACTTCGAGGAGCTTAGCTACGAGCGTGTCATGGATATCTACGAGCTCGAGAGCGCCTCTGGTGTTGTCGTCTCTGTCGGTGGTCAGCTTCCTCAGAACATTGCCCTCCGTCTCCAGGAAACTGGAAAGGCCCGCGTTCTCGGCACTGATCCCCGCGATATCGACCGTGCCGAGGACAGACAAAAGTTCTCTGAGATCCTCGACAGCATTGGCGTTGATCAGCCCGCCTGGAAGGAGCTCACCTCCGTcgaggaggctgagaagtTTGCTGAGGAGGTTGGTTACCCCGTCCTTGTCCGTCCCTCGTACGTCCTCTCCGGTGCTGCCATGACCGTCATCCGCAGCAAGGAGGATCTCAAGGATAAGCTTGAGGCTGCTGCCAACGTCTCTCCCGAGCACCCCGTTGTTATCACCAAGTTCATTGAGGGCGCCCAAGAGAtcgatgttgatggtgttgcCTCTGAGGGTAACCTTATCCTCCACGCCGTCTCTGAGCACGTCGAGCAGGCTGGTGTTCACTCGGGTGATGCCACCCTCGTCCTCCCTCCCGCCAACCTTGACCAGACCACCATGGACCGCGTCAAGGAGATCGCCCAGAAGGTCGCCAAGGCCTGGAGGATCACTGGTCCCTTCAACATGCAGATCATCAAGGCTGAGGATCCCGAGGGTGGCCTTCCGGCTCTCAAGGTCATCGAGTGCAACCTCCGTGCCTCTCGTTCGTTCCCCTTCGTCTCCAAGGTCCTTGGCGTCAACTTCATCGACGCTGCTACCAAGGCCCTTGTTGGTAAGAACGTCCCTGAGCCCACTGATCTCATGGCTGTCAAGCGTGACTACCTCGCCACCAAGGTTCCCCAGTTCTCCTGGACCCGTCTTGCTGGTGCCGACCCCTTCCTCGGCGTCGAGATGGCCTCTACCGGTGAGATGGCCTGCTTCGGCAAGGATCTCGTCGATGCCTACTGGGCCTCTCTCCAGTCCGCCATGAACTTCCGCGTTCCCGAGCCCGGCGAGGGTCTTCTTTTCGGTGGTGACCTCAGCAAGAGCTGGTTGACCACCATTGTCGACTACCTCAGCCCTCTCGGCTACAAGCTCTACGCCGCCGATAACGAGGTCAAGCAGTTCCTCGAGTCCTCtgccaagaccaagatcgaTGTCGAGGTCATTGCCTTCCCTACCAATGACAAGCGTGCCCTTCGTGAGGTCTTCGCCAAGAACAACATCCGTGGTGTCTTCAACCTTGCCCAGGCCCGTGGCAAGACCGTCTTTGATGTCGACTACGTTATGCGTCGCAACGCCGTCGACTTCGGTGTTCCTCTCTTCATGGAGCCCCAG ACCGCTATGCTTTTCGCTCAGTGCATGGCCGAGAAGTTGCCCCGCCCCGAGGGTATCCCCTCTGAGGTCCGCAGGTGGTCCGAGTTCATTGGCGGCAAGCCTCTGTAG
- a CDS encoding carboxylesterase translates to MSGSQEENINERAPLLGNTQSSCNTSSEPTSKVSTKAAWLHRPRRQTIALILSTILASLIIVSVLLTSIALREGKKFNGLTPPMVNLTYTSYEGISLSNGVNAFLGMRYAAPPLGDLRWRAPVKPRRTNTVERADQFGPICLRAGVSAPFPGQSEDCLFVNVWAPANITEKSKLPVWVFIGGGGYNALTNANWNGSEVVQKSGHNIVMLDFNYRVGMWGFLASQRVKDDGDLNVGLLDQRMLLTWVKKHISAFGGDPDHVVIHGASAGAGSVVMHLLAYGGHNDNLFVGAMSESLFFPAQPYVKELEYQFDRLAQQVGCSTVNSEEQLNCLRSRNVTSLQAANHAQHFPGHDGPLLPIFYWTPCVDGDFLQDLPYRLIRRGRLLNVPILFGTNTDEGSVFAYDSLTPSDLTNFFTTNYPHLTPSDMRRILSLYPQLPPLPNRNPWYPTTSLAYGEATFICPSNNFLDAFVSASPSPSPSSSSPPPPSNQTQRRKAFAYRFNVRDFTLQAAGVGVPHLFDAAAIFGPDNISGFGAGEGSSYKTYNAPIVPMFMAYWISFVRTLDPNILRERGSPEWATWGWDSSSLDESGDADGSEGGEMKDRGRRGRAKRLLVELGDTRMEEVGEEESDRCRFWGALGDRLEQLRRVS, encoded by the exons ATGTCCGGATCTCAAGAGGAAAATATCAATGAACGAGCTCCGTTACTCGGTAACACACAGTCAAGCTGCAACACATCAAGTGAGCCAACCTCCAAGGTGTCCACGAAAGCAGCATGGCTTCATCGTCCGCGAAGGCAAACCATCGCTTTGATTCTGTCCACAATTCTGGCTTCATTGATCATTGTTAGTGTTTTACTCACTTCCATTGCTCTTCGAGAGGGAAAG AAATTCAACGGACTTACACCGCCAATGGTCAACCTCACCTATACCAGCTACGAGggcatctctctctctaaCGGCGTCAACGCTTTCCTAGGGATGCGTTATGCCGCTCCTCCGCTTGGAGACTTACGCTGGCGAGCACCAGTTAAGCCAAGGAGGACTAACACCGTCGAGAGGGCTGACCAGTTCGGGCCAATATGTCTCAGAGCCGGTGTTAGTGCACCGTTTCCTGGTCAGAGTGAGGATTGTCTTTTTGTGAACGTGTGGGCTCCAGCGAATATCACGGAAAAGTCAAAGTTGCCTGTTTGGGTGTTTattgggggaggag GTTACAATGCCCTCACTAATGCTAATTGGAACGGAAGCGAGGTCGTCCAGAAGTCCGGCCACAACATCGTCATGTTGGACTTCAACTATCGGGTTGGGATGTGGGGGTTCCTCGCCAGCCAGCGGGTGAAAGATGACGGTGATTTAAATGTCGGCTTGCTCGACCAGCGGATGCTGTTGACTTGGGTGAAGAAACATATCTCCGCG TTTGGAGGAGACCCCGACCATGTAGTCATCCACGGTGCATCAGCAGGAGCAGGCTCCGTAGTGATGCATCTGTTGGCATACGGTGGCCATAACGACAACCTTTTCGTAGGTGCCATGTCCGAGTCACTTTTCTTCCCAGCCCAGCCGTATGTAAAAGAGCTCGAATACCAGTTCGACCGATTAGCGCAGCAGGTTGGCTGTTCGACTGTAAATTCGGAGGAGCAGCTCAATTGTTTACGGAGTCGGAACGTCACCTCTTTGCAAGCAGCTAATCACGCCCAACATTTCCCGGGCCATGACGGACCACTCTTGCCTATCTTCTACTGGACTCCGTGCGTGGACGGTGACTTCTTGCAGGATCTCCCTTACCGGCTTATTCGAAGAGGCCGTCTCTTGAATGTACCGATTCTTTTTGGTACCAACACGGATG AAGGGTCAGTTTTCGCCTACGACTCCCTCACCCCCTCCGACCTCACCaacttcttcaccaccaactaTCCCCATCTTACCCCCTCCGACATGCGCCGTATCCTCTCGCTCTACCCCCAATTGCCTCCCTTGCCGAACCGTAACCCCTGGTATCCAACCACCAGTCTTGCCTACGGCGAAGCCACATTCATCTGTCCCTCTAATAACTTTCTCGACGCTTTCGTTTCcgcctccccctctccctctccctcctcctcatcaccaccacccccaagCAACCAAACCCAAAGAAGGAAAGCATTCGCCTACCGTTTCAACGTACGCGACTTTACCCTCCAGGCCGCCGGCGTCGGCGTGCCCCACCTCTTCGACGCGGCCGCCATTTTTGGGCCGGACAACATCAGCGGGTTCGGGGCCGGGGAGGGAAGCAGCTACAAGACGTATAACGCACCGATTGTTCCCATGTTCATGGCGTACTGGATCAGTTTTGTGAGAACGTTGGATCCGAATATATTGCGAGAGAGGGGGAGCCCCGAGTGGGCGACATGGGGTTGggattcttcttctttggatGAAAGTGGAGATGCGGATGGAAGTGAGGGCGGTGAGATGAAGGACAGAGGTaggagggggagggcgaAGAGGCTGCTGGTGGAACTGGGAGATacgaggatggaggaggtcggggaggaagaaagtgATAGATGTCGATTTTGGGGGGCCTTGGGGGATCGGTTGGAGCAACTCCGACGGGTGTCATAG